In Pyrus communis chromosome 8, drPyrComm1.1, whole genome shotgun sequence, one genomic interval encodes:
- the LOC137743041 gene encoding uncharacterized protein — MSTPRYLQGNGQAEASNKTILDCLKKSLSNKKGKWPNKLPDVLWAYCTTKRRATNETSFSLAYGSKAIIHPNVMVVRISTVLPNLEQNEKKMATNLNLVEEEREKVITRIVAYQQQIISSYNKRVKIW; from the coding sequence ATGTCCACGCCCCGGTATCTGCAGGGCAATGGGCAGGCCGAGGCATCCAACAAAACCATTCTCGACTGCCTCAAGAAGTCCCTCTCAAACAAGAAGGGCAAATGGCCAAATAAGCTTCCCGATGTTCTGTGGGCGTATTGCACCACTAAAAGACGAGCAACTAACGAAACTTCATTCTCTCTAGCGTATGGTTCTAAGGCAATCATCCATCCTAACGTCATGGTGGTAAGAATCAGCACTGTACTGCCGAATTTAGAGCAGAATGAGAAGAAGATGGCCACAAACCTAAACTTGGTAGAGGAAGAGCGTGAGAAGGTTATCACCCGTATTGTAGCCTATCAGCAGCAGATCATTTCCAGCTATAATAAGAGGGTAAAGATCTGGTAG